Proteins encoded by one window of Pseudomonadota bacterium:
- a CDS encoding peptidylprolyl isomerase, giving the protein MGQAKIHDLVRVHYTGSLKDGTVFDSSLDKQPLEFKIGHGIIIPGFENGIIGMNEGDTKVISIPPEDAYGLHRDDLVGIIEKVRVPNNIKPEVGMVLKVRSPEGEMIKVTVKDVNETGVTLDMNHPLAGKELIFEIKLIEVIPE; this is encoded by the coding sequence GTGGGGCAGGCAAAAATACATGACCTTGTAAGGGTGCATTATACAGGGTCATTAAAAGATGGCACCGTCTTTGATTCATCACTGGATAAACAGCCTCTGGAGTTCAAGATAGGACATGGTATAATAATCCCCGGGTTTGAAAATGGTATAATAGGGATGAATGAAGGGGATACGAAGGTGATTTCAATCCCGCCGGAGGACGCTTATGGCCTGCACAGGGATGATCTTGTGGGCATTATTGAAAAGGTGCGGGTACCCAATAATATCAAGCCTGAAGTTGGAATGGTACTGAAAGTCCGTTCACCTGAAGGAGAAATGATCAAGGTTACGGTAAAAGATGTCAACGAAACAGGTGTAACCCTTGACATGAACCATCCGCTTGCGGGAAAAGAACTTATTTTTGAAATTAAGCTTATCGAGGTAATTCCGGAATAA
- a CDS encoding metallophosphoesterase, whose product MLYAHKCFFVVPLICSLFVVAYGYYEAGQIKTERLIIKTDKIPKEIKRLKIVQISDIHVGLIIRQRTLEKIASEIRKINPDILVSTGDIVDGQINHLNEFIDPLKSVNPPYGKFAVTGNHEFYAGIESSLDFMRKAGFTVLRGRSVIAGGIINIAGVDDTAGRPYSHVEISENVLLSSLPKGLFTVLLKHKPVIDRAAIDLFDLQLSGHTHKGQIFPFNFITRLFFPMYNGFFKLSDVSYLYVSRGSGTWGPPVRFLAPPEITVIELVYASN is encoded by the coding sequence GTGCTTTATGCGCATAAGTGTTTTTTTGTGGTGCCTTTAATATGTTCATTATTTGTTGTTGCCTATGGGTACTATGAGGCAGGACAAATAAAAACAGAGCGATTGATCATAAAAACGGATAAAATACCGAAAGAGATAAAAAGGCTGAAAATAGTACAGATTTCCGATATACATGTCGGACTTATTATCCGGCAAAGAACCCTGGAAAAAATAGCTTCTGAAATCAGAAAGATAAACCCTGATATACTTGTATCAACAGGGGATATTGTCGATGGACAGATAAACCATCTCAATGAATTTATAGATCCATTAAAAAGTGTTAACCCGCCCTATGGTAAGTTTGCGGTAACAGGCAACCATGAATTCTACGCAGGCATTGAATCGTCGCTTGATTTCATGAGAAAGGCAGGTTTTACGGTTCTCAGGGGAAGAAGCGTAATTGCCGGGGGGATTATCAACATTGCCGGGGTTGATGATACTGCAGGAAGGCCCTATAGTCATGTGGAAATATCTGAAAATGTGTTGCTTTCCAGCCTTCCGAAAGGTCTGTTTACCGTCTTGCTTAAGCACAAACCGGTAATAGATCGGGCAGCTATAGATCTGTTTGATTTGCAGCTTTCCGGGCATACCCATAAAGGACAGATTTTCCCTTTCAATTTTATCACCAGGCTGTTTTTTCCTATGTATAATGGATTTTTTAAACTCTCCGATGTTTCATACCTGTATGTCAGCAGGGGTTCGGGCACATGGGGACCGCCGGTTCGCTTCCTTGCGCCGCCCGAAATAACAGTGATCGAACTTGTATATGCATCAAATTGA
- a CDS encoding nitronate monooxygenase has product MENTDNTARQILPSLTVKGKTIKTPIIQGGMGVGVSLSPLASAVAREGGVGIISSAALDRLVSIRTGKTMNTYEGAYEEVSIAKSTTGGVVGINIMVALQRDYEDSVKGAIDAHADLIICGAGLPLGLPGIKDPKDTALVPIVSSARALELICKKWERMGYRPDAVVLEGPLAGGHLGFRFDQLTLESNKLENLFPLVKEVSLQHGGFPVIVAGGIYSHEDIVKFIQMGADGVQMGTRFLVTEESSATPAYKQAVIDAKKEDILLIERPGSPCGLPFVVIKKSPMFLSTFDGKRKLKCDKGYVLTRDKDGQFTQCPAKTDNRGYFCICNGLLSSAGCCPEEEPLYTVGSNGYRVDKITNVKELMDELKGVK; this is encoded by the coding sequence ATGGAAAATACCGATAACACCGCAAGACAAATTTTACCATCATTAACAGTAAAAGGTAAAACTATAAAAACACCCATAATCCAGGGAGGAATGGGGGTTGGTGTATCTCTTTCGCCTCTTGCAAGTGCAGTTGCAAGGGAAGGAGGCGTAGGTATTATCTCAAGCGCTGCCCTCGACAGACTTGTTTCAATAAGGACCGGCAAGACTATGAACACATACGAAGGCGCTTATGAAGAGGTATCGATTGCAAAGTCAACAACAGGGGGGGTTGTCGGTATCAATATCATGGTTGCCCTTCAGAGAGATTATGAAGATTCTGTGAAAGGAGCCATTGATGCACATGCAGATTTAATTATTTGCGGAGCAGGATTACCCCTTGGTCTCCCTGGAATTAAAGATCCTAAAGACACCGCGTTAGTTCCAATAGTTTCATCGGCAAGGGCTCTTGAATTAATCTGTAAAAAATGGGAAAGGATGGGCTATAGACCCGATGCTGTCGTCCTCGAGGGACCGCTTGCAGGCGGACATCTCGGGTTCAGGTTTGACCAGTTAACACTTGAATCAAACAAGTTGGAAAATCTATTTCCCCTCGTAAAAGAGGTGTCTTTGCAACATGGTGGATTTCCTGTCATAGTTGCAGGTGGTATTTATTCACATGAAGACATTGTAAAATTTATACAGATGGGAGCAGACGGGGTACAGATGGGAACACGTTTTCTCGTGACAGAGGAAAGTAGTGCAACGCCGGCGTATAAACAGGCTGTTATTGACGCCAAAAAAGAAGATATATTGCTTATTGAAAGGCCAGGCTCTCCATGTGGTTTGCCTTTTGTAGTGATAAAAAAATCACCTATGTTTCTTTCCACATTTGATGGGAAGAGAAAATTAAAATGCGATAAAGGTTATGTGCTAACTAGGGATAAAGACGGTCAATTCACGCAGTGCCCCGCAAAAACTGATAATAGAGGATATTTTTGTATCTGTAACGGCCTTCTTAGTTCGGCAGGCTGCTGCCCGGAGGAAGAACCGCTCTACACAGTAGGCTCAAATGGTTACAGGGTCGACAAAATCACAAATGTCAAAGAGTTAATGGATGAGTTGAAAGGCGTCAAATAA
- a CDS encoding RNA-binding protein: protein MQGGKLYVGNLSYSVTSEQLKELFSSCGEVKEVKIIEGKGFGFIEMGTQIEAEKAKKDLGGTQFMGRSITVEEARPQREKPRGGRGGGFGRRY from the coding sequence ATGCAGGGTGGCAAACTTTATGTTGGAAATCTTAGTTATTCTGTAACCAGTGAGCAGCTTAAGGAGCTGTTTTCAAGTTGTGGAGAGGTAAAAGAAGTCAAAATTATTGAAGGTAAGGGTTTTGGTTTTATCGAAATGGGAACACAGATAGAAGCAGAAAAGGCAAAAAAAGACTTAGGCGGTACACAGTTTATGGGACGCTCAATTACTGTTGAGGAAGCACGCCCTCAGAGAGAAAAACCAAGAGGAGGCAGAGGAGGAGGCTTCGGCAGGAGATACTAA